A part of Deinococcus aerius genomic DNA contains:
- a CDS encoding ABC transporter permease, protein MDGLLTQLLTTAFLATFIRSVVPLLLTGLGGLFSERSGVVNIALDGLIIFGALAGAIVTYTLDPTLGALAPWVGWLAGALVGGLIAWVHAFVSIKYRADQVISGTAINLLAGGVPSVILQALYGTSSESPKVAHPLPLWGVGELRFSPPVYFAFLIVAVTWYVLYRTPYGLRLRATGEHPGAAASMGVNVRRMRYSGVVLSGLLAGTAGVFLSIGNLDSFVRNISAGLGFISLAALIFGQWKPLGVLGATVLFGFLQAVSITLGGTNLLPPTLVTALPYLITIIALIFTGRSAAPRALGKPFEG, encoded by the coding sequence ATGGACGGCCTGCTGACCCAGCTTCTCACGACCGCCTTCCTGGCGACCTTTATCCGCAGCGTGGTCCCGCTGCTACTCACCGGCCTGGGCGGCCTCTTCAGCGAGCGCAGCGGCGTGGTGAACATCGCGCTCGACGGCCTGATCATCTTTGGCGCGCTGGCGGGCGCCATCGTCACGTACACCCTCGACCCCACGCTGGGGGCGCTCGCGCCGTGGGTGGGCTGGCTGGCGGGGGCGCTCGTGGGCGGCCTGATCGCCTGGGTCCACGCCTTCGTCTCCATCAAGTACCGCGCCGATCAGGTCATCAGCGGCACGGCGATCAACCTGCTCGCGGGTGGTGTGCCCTCGGTGATCCTCCAGGCCCTGTACGGCACGAGTTCGGAAAGCCCCAAGGTCGCCCACCCGCTCCCGCTGTGGGGGGTGGGCGAGTTGCGCTTCAGCCCGCCGGTGTACTTCGCCTTCCTGATCGTGGCCGTCACGTGGTACGTCCTGTACCGCACCCCCTATGGCCTGCGGCTGCGCGCGACGGGGGAGCACCCCGGCGCGGCGGCGAGCATGGGCGTGAACGTGCGCCGGATGCGCTACAGCGGCGTGGTGCTGTCGGGCCTGCTGGCAGGGACGGCGGGCGTGTTCCTGAGCATCGGGAACCTCGACTCCTTTGTGCGCAACATCAGCGCGGGGTTGGGCTTCATCTCGCTCGCCGCGCTGATCTTCGGGCAGTGGAAGCCGCTGGGCGTGCTGGGGGCCACGGTGCTGTTCGGGTTCCTCCAGGCGGTGTCCATCACGCTGGGCGGCACCAACCTGCTGCCCCCCACGCTCGTGACCGCGCTGCCCTACCTCATCACCATCATCGCGCTGATCTTCACGGGCCGCAGCGCCGCGCCGCGCGCCCTGGGCAAACCCTTCGAGGGCTGA
- a CDS encoding LysR family transcriptional regulator gives MTDRTPAGPSLAQLRALIAVADCGGFGEAAAEYGVSQSTLSEAVAKLEALAGRPLLRRTPAGTVPTEAGHRALVHARAAVQAAADALLAAQEEGTLSGTLRVASFRSTATHLLPPVLAAFRARHPGVTVTLLDAEACGGGDQAVRAGRVDLSVIVADEVHDLRLTPLPHDEYLFVAPASRGTRPVTFDELSTGPLILPPYRDTCHQRVLRYLRERGVPLTGLTEVGQDSVTLSMVGHGLGVTVMPRLALLPLPPGLVALPLPEPLTRPLALAVLPQRAALPLIRAFTAAVVESVGRFRWPDDLGVGPERRPEPRPGVGPN, from the coding sequence ATGACCGACCGGACTCCCGCCGGACCCTCGCTGGCCCAACTGCGCGCGCTGATCGCCGTGGCCGACTGCGGGGGCTTCGGCGAGGCGGCGGCGGAGTACGGCGTGTCGCAGTCCACCCTCAGCGAGGCGGTCGCCAAGCTGGAGGCGCTCGCGGGCCGCCCCCTGCTGCGCCGCACGCCCGCCGGCACGGTACCGACCGAGGCGGGCCACCGCGCCCTGGTCCACGCCCGCGCCGCCGTGCAGGCCGCCGCCGACGCCCTCCTCGCCGCGCAGGAGGAGGGCACCCTCTCGGGTACGCTGCGGGTCGCGTCCTTCCGCTCGACCGCCACCCACCTCCTCCCGCCCGTCCTGGCCGCCTTCCGCGCCCGGCACCCCGGCGTGACCGTCACCCTGCTCGACGCCGAGGCCTGCGGCGGGGGCGACCAGGCGGTGCGGGCGGGCCGGGTGGACCTGAGCGTGATCGTCGCCGACGAGGTGCATGACCTGCGCCTCACGCCCCTCCCGCACGACGAGTACCTGTTCGTCGCGCCCGCCTCACGCGGGACCCGCCCCGTCACGTTCGACGAGCTGAGCACCGGGCCGCTCATCCTGCCGCCCTACCGCGACACCTGCCACCAGCGCGTCCTGCGCTACCTGAGGGAGCGCGGGGTGCCCCTCACCGGTCTCACTGAAGTGGGGCAGGACAGCGTGACCCTCTCCATGGTGGGGCACGGCCTGGGCGTCACGGTGATGCCCCGGCTGGCGCTGCTGCCCCTCCCGCCCGGACTGGTCGCCCTGCCGCTGCCCGAGCCCCTGACCCGGCCCCTCGCGCTCGCCGTGCTGCCGCAACGGGCCGCGCTCCCCCTGATCCGCGCGTTCACGGCGGCGGTGGTCGAGAGCGTCGGGCGGTTCCGCTGGCCGGACGACCTCGGGGTGGGGCCGGAACGCCGCCCGGAACCCCGGCCGGGGGTGGGGCCGAACTGA
- a CDS encoding LysM peptidoglycan-binding domain-containing protein, which yields MPHPLPRPVTLRRAALLVLLCAAFGAPGALAASGTVTVRPGDTLYGLAHRHGLSVARLRALNGLKGNTIRPGQRLRVRGTGTASPVRPPPPAPRPGTYTVRPRDTLSHVAARAGVSVAALRTANRLTGNLIRPGQRLRVPPRGTGLGKVTPRPTTEVRVIYGYVRVRPHEALTTLARRYRTTADHLARLNGLSRAGRDLYPGQRVLVPRRVPVPIPPRPLGRPLAVKKLAPLNVPVRVLRVDLRYRNVLVAPVLPRAGLGVGARVSQLARTSGARAVVNGSYFHPRSYVPAGDLVVQGRLLTWGRIPAALAITPDNRAAILTSTTALLGRPLDATWHGMETVIATGPRILKRGRVVRQYGDVFRDPALFGRAARSAVGLRGNRDLVFVTTHAKLTTTEMGKVMARLGVRDALLLDGGSSAGLAWNGGRALDSVRKVAYGIGVFTDYQGRRYAR from the coding sequence GTGCCCCACCCCCTCCCCCGTCCGGTGACGCTCCGCCGCGCCGCCCTGCTCGTCCTGCTCTGCGCGGCGTTCGGTGCCCCGGGCGCCCTCGCCGCGAGCGGGACGGTGACCGTCCGCCCGGGAGACACCCTCTACGGCCTCGCCCACCGCCACGGGCTCAGCGTGGCGCGGCTGCGGGCCCTCAACGGCCTGAAGGGGAATACCATCCGGCCCGGGCAGCGGTTGAGGGTGAGGGGGACAGGAACCGCAAGCCCGGTTCGCCCCCCGCCCCCCGCCCCCAGGCCGGGCACCTACACCGTTCGCCCCCGCGACACGCTGAGTCACGTCGCCGCCCGCGCCGGGGTGAGCGTGGCCGCCCTGCGGACAGCCAACCGGCTGACGGGGAACCTGATCCGGCCCGGGCAGCGTCTGCGGGTGCCGCCGCGCGGGACCGGCCTCGGCAAGGTCACCCCCCGCCCCACGACCGAGGTGCGGGTGATCTACGGGTACGTGCGGGTCCGGCCGCACGAGGCGCTGACGACCCTCGCGCGCCGTTACCGCACGACCGCCGACCACCTGGCACGCCTCAACGGGCTGAGCCGGGCGGGACGCGACCTCTACCCCGGCCAGCGGGTCCTCGTGCCCCGGCGCGTGCCCGTCCCTATCCCGCCCCGGCCGCTGGGGAGGCCCCTGGCGGTCAAGAAGCTCGCGCCGCTCAACGTTCCCGTGCGGGTGCTGCGGGTGGACCTGCGCTACCGGAACGTGCTCGTCGCGCCCGTGCTGCCCCGGGCGGGGCTGGGGGTGGGTGCGCGGGTCAGCCAGCTCGCGCGGACGAGCGGCGCGCGGGCGGTCGTGAACGGGAGCTACTTTCATCCGCGCTCCTATGTCCCGGCGGGCGACCTGGTGGTGCAGGGGCGGCTGCTCACCTGGGGCCGCATTCCCGCCGCGCTGGCGATCACGCCGGACAACCGCGCCGCGATCCTGACGAGCACCACGGCCCTGCTCGGGCGCCCGCTCGACGCGACCTGGCACGGCATGGAGACCGTGATCGCCACCGGGCCGCGCATCCTGAAGCGGGGCCGCGTGGTGCGGCAATACGGGGACGTGTTCCGCGACCCGGCCCTCTTTGGCCGCGCCGCCCGCAGCGCCGTCGGCCTGCGCGGCAACCGCGACCTCGTGTTCGTCACCACCCACGCCAAACTGACGACGACCGAGATGGGCAAGGTCATGGCCCGCCTGGGGGTGCGCGACGCGCTGCTCCTCGACGGCGGCAGCAGCGCGGGCCTGGCGTGGAACGGGGGGAGGGCGCTCGACAGCGTCCGCAAGGTCGCCTACGGGATCGGGGTGTTCACGGATTACCAGGGGCGGCGGTACGCGCGGTGA
- a CDS encoding ribosome-binding factor A, with protein sequence MKPAQVEAQLSRVLSEAIAGLRDPRVPLIVTVERVAVTPDYGLARVYVSAMGADMPALLDALTHARGHLQREVSAHVRMRRTPTLEFHAAGERSFL encoded by the coding sequence TTGAAGCCCGCGCAGGTGGAGGCGCAGCTCTCGCGGGTGCTCAGTGAGGCCATCGCGGGCCTGCGTGACCCCCGCGTGCCGCTCATCGTGACGGTCGAGCGGGTGGCGGTGACGCCGGATTACGGCCTGGCCCGCGTGTACGTGAGCGCGATGGGGGCCGACATGCCCGCCCTCCTCGACGCCCTGACGCACGCGCGGGGGCACCTGCAACGCGAGGTCTCGGCGCACGTGCGGATGCGGCGCACCCCCACCCTGGAGTTCCACGCGGCGGGCGAGCGGAGCTTCCTGTGA
- a CDS encoding acyl-CoA thioesterase, whose translation MTALPEARSEIRVRYAETDAMGVAHHATYPVWFEVGRTDLMHALGLPYAEVESRGYYLMLSGLNVEYRRAARYDDHLTLITRAASVRSRTLTFTYEVRRASADAEGELLATGETRHIATDKDYRPSRLPDDVLRLLSGR comes from the coding sequence GTGACCGCCCTGCCCGAGGCCCGCAGCGAGATCCGGGTGCGCTACGCCGAGACGGACGCGATGGGCGTGGCCCACCACGCGACCTACCCCGTGTGGTTCGAGGTGGGGCGCACCGACCTCATGCACGCCCTGGGGCTCCCCTACGCCGAGGTCGAATCAAGAGGCTACTACCTCATGCTCTCGGGCCTGAACGTCGAGTACCGCCGGGCCGCCCGCTACGACGACCACCTCACGCTGATTACCCGGGCGGCCAGCGTCCGCTCGCGCACCCTGACCTTCACGTACGAGGTGCGGCGGGCCAGCGCGGACGCGGAGGGGGAACTGCTGGCGACCGGCGAGACGCGCCACATCGCCACGGATAAGGACTACCGCCCGTCGCGGCTGCCGGACGACGTGCTGAGGTTGTTGTCCGGGAGGTGA
- a CDS encoding NUDIX domain-containing protein: protein MSHLSRTLPIKRAAHVYLVRDGHLLLVEERMDDGSIFYGLPGGKANPGESLADAAVRQVAVETGLTVTDLRFVSLLEGEMLTGTRNECYANFGRFTASFSGDIGPTDPEVVGVKWVPFEQVEGLVRYGPPPEVEERNPLIWVPTRDFLRGEARAYYPI from the coding sequence ATGAGTCACCTGTCGCGCACCCTGCCGATCAAGCGCGCCGCACACGTCTATCTCGTCCGGGACGGCCATCTCCTGCTCGTGGAGGAACGGATGGATGACGGCAGCATCTTCTACGGCCTGCCCGGCGGCAAGGCCAACCCCGGCGAGAGCCTCGCCGACGCCGCCGTGCGCCAGGTCGCCGTCGAGACGGGCCTGACCGTCACCGACCTGCGCTTTGTCAGCCTGCTGGAGGGCGAGATGCTGACGGGCACGCGCAACGAGTGCTACGCCAACTTCGGGCGCTTCACCGCCTCCTTCAGCGGCGACATCGGCCCCACCGATCCCGAGGTCGTGGGCGTGAAGTGGGTGCCCTTCGAGCAGGTCGAGGGCCTGGTGCGCTACGGGCCGCCCCCCGAGGTCGAGGAGCGCAACCCCCTGATCTGGGTGCCCACCCGCGACTTCCTGCGCGGTGAGGCCCGGGCCTACTACCCGATTTAA
- a CDS encoding M1 family metallopeptidase, translated as MRPFPKRRALFVLSALLIGLSSATQTLPTPPPRPAEAARTLNDPIFPGLGQLGLDVRHYDVALTVEEPGSPTLRGVVTLTLGATRPLGEVRLDFLGPTVTAVRWNDRAVPFRVDVGAQKLVVTPPSPLLTGQEARLTVEYQGRPGVVRDPDFSTPVELGWQSVPAAGGLPGANFTLSEPNGTHTFLPSNDHPSDQATFTTRVTVPADYTVAASGVEGPVSSGNGTRTFVFTQAQPIPTYALGILVNRFERVTGPAVPVGVNGSPVARRDYFLADTPQTTRTIFSRADEMLRVLSGWFGPYPFAAYGVALVTPRLPALETATLSTIPPNLSTERAAVHELAHQWFGNDISLAGWADVWLNEGFAAYSELLWTEAQGGDGQAYAARWYANLERQGTRPLPARRAEQLFDLSAYQRGALALHALRAAIGDAAFRDFLRAYTARFSGRSVDTAAFLAFARTQAGTAGEAALRPWVESPGLPPLPVVER; from the coding sequence ATGCGTCCTTTTCCCAAGCGGCGGGCCCTGTTCGTCCTGAGCGCCCTCCTGATCGGCCTGTCCTCGGCCACCCAGACCCTCCCCACGCCGCCGCCCCGGCCCGCCGAGGCCGCGCGCACGCTGAACGACCCGATCTTCCCCGGCCTCGGGCAACTCGGGCTGGACGTGCGGCACTACGACGTGGCGCTCACGGTGGAGGAGCCGGGCTCACCCACGCTGCGGGGGGTCGTGACCCTGACGCTGGGGGCAACGCGGCCGCTGGGGGAGGTGCGGCTGGACTTCCTCGGGCCGACCGTCACCGCCGTGCGCTGGAATGACCGGGCGGTGCCCTTCCGTGTGGACGTGGGGGCGCAGAAACTGGTCGTGACGCCCCCCTCCCCCCTGCTCACGGGGCAGGAGGCGCGGCTGACCGTCGAGTACCAGGGCAGGCCCGGCGTGGTCCGCGACCCCGACTTCAGCACGCCCGTGGAACTGGGCTGGCAGAGCGTGCCCGCCGCGGGGGGGCTGCCCGGGGCGAACTTCACGCTCAGCGAGCCCAACGGCACCCACACCTTCCTGCCCTCGAACGACCACCCCTCCGACCAGGCGACCTTCACCACCCGCGTCACGGTTCCGGCAGATTACACGGTGGCGGCGAGCGGGGTGGAGGGTCCCGTGTCCTCGGGGAACGGGACTCGCACGTTCGTCTTCACCCAGGCTCAGCCCATTCCGACGTACGCGCTGGGTATTCTGGTGAACCGCTTCGAGCGGGTGACAGGTCCGGCGGTTCCGGTCGGGGTGAACGGTTCGCCCGTCGCGCGGCGCGACTACTTCCTGGCGGACACGCCGCAGACCACCCGTACCATCTTCTCCCGCGCGGACGAGATGCTGCGGGTGCTGTCGGGCTGGTTTGGCCCCTATCCCTTCGCCGCCTACGGGGTCGCGCTCGTGACACCACGGCTGCCCGCGCTGGAGACGGCGACCCTCAGCACCATCCCCCCCAACCTCAGCACCGAGCGCGCCGCCGTCCACGAACTCGCGCACCAGTGGTTCGGAAACGATATTTCCCTGGCGGGCTGGGCCGACGTGTGGCTGAACGAGGGCTTCGCCGCCTACTCCGAACTGCTGTGGACCGAGGCTCAGGGCGGCGACGGGCAGGCCTACGCCGCGCGCTGGTACGCCAATCTGGAGCGGCAGGGCACCCGGCCCCTGCCAGCGCGCCGGGCCGAGCAGCTCTTCGACCTCAGCGCCTACCAGCGGGGCGCGCTCGCCCTGCACGCCCTGCGAGCGGCGATTGGGGACGCGGCCTTCCGCGACTTCCTCCGTGCCTACACGGCCCGCTTCTCCGGGCGCAGCGTGGACACGGCGGCCTTCCTCGCCTTCGCCCGGACGCAGGCAGGAACGGCGGGTGAGGCGGCCCTGCGGCCCTGGGTGGAGTCGCCGGGGTTGCCGCCGCTGCCAGTGGTGGAACGTTGA
- a CDS encoding alpha/beta fold hydrolase, translated as MKISVHGTSLHLSQCGDGPPLLLLNGGGGCPNYLAPVAELLPGFRCLLPDPRGTGRSTGGVYGLTTALSDLEAIREALGLDRWAVLGHSWGADLGLAYTLAHPERVTRLVSWAGTGVQNDRDWHAAYEAGKDSEPRFEVDWNAAIHRALLDDWRRFIKAPDLLARLSRLEVPVTFLHMGADIRPGWPAGQLAALLPKGEWRELPGAPHNAWFTHVPQLGEALRAALRR; from the coding sequence GTGAAGATCAGCGTTCACGGCACCTCCCTCCACCTCTCCCAGTGCGGCGACGGCCCGCCCCTGCTGCTGCTGAATGGCGGGGGTGGCTGTCCCAATTACCTCGCGCCCGTGGCGGAGTTGCTGCCCGGGTTCCGCTGCCTCCTCCCCGACCCGCGCGGAACCGGGCGAAGTACGGGTGGCGTCTATGGGCTGACGACAGCCCTGAGCGACCTGGAGGCCATCCGGGAGGCTTTGGGCCTGGACCGTTGGGCGGTGCTGGGCCATTCGTGGGGCGCGGACCTGGGGTTGGCTTACACCCTGGCCCACCCCGAGCGGGTGACCCGGCTGGTGAGCTGGGCGGGAACCGGCGTCCAGAACGACCGCGACTGGCACGCCGCCTATGAGGCAGGCAAGGATAGCGAGCCGCGCTTCGAGGTGGACTGGAACGCGGCCATCCACCGGGCGCTGCTGGACGACTGGCGGCGCTTTATCAAGGCGCCCGACCTGCTGGCGCGGCTCTCCCGGCTGGAGGTGCCCGTAACCTTCCTGCACATGGGGGCCGACATCCGGCCCGGCTGGCCCGCGGGGCAACTGGCGGCGCTGCTGCCGAAGGGGGAATGGCGGGAGCTGCCCGGTGCGCCCCACAACGCCTGGTTCACCCACGTCCCGCAACTGGGAGAGGCGCTGCGGGCCGCCCTGCGCCGCTGA
- a CDS encoding sensor domain-containing protein, translating into MMDGMSLSAPRGDRREGPLADLLSPRTYRTALYVGLALPLGALVFVLLAAGMLAGVFTLPLLVGAAFLLGTLWLIPGLAEVQRWLAGLLGVRFSRRAPPPAYAGVLPWLRATLGDSATYRALMFHLVQLPLAALCWLVLGVLLGVSVLALASPWWAPRPGVFPVTWYGGQVSLTGAGVAGLTLAGAGGLLVTAGVLNLLGRVWAWLAYALLAGPPDENGARREVAALRRAAGRVALGDDLGATLADLAGQARAASSARAVALVAPDGTVRAASGPPHPDLQGPGVSPPVAGADVRYAAGGFTLATLPVVAGGRTAAPCAPCTCPAPSPVPRNSPSC; encoded by the coding sequence ATGATGGACGGGATGAGCCTCTCTGCACCCCGGGGTGATCGGCGGGAAGGCCCCCTCGCCGACCTGCTCAGCCCGCGCACCTACCGCACCGCGCTCTACGTGGGGCTGGCCCTGCCGCTGGGCGCGCTGGTGTTCGTGCTGCTGGCGGCGGGGATGCTCGCGGGCGTGTTCACGCTGCCGCTGCTGGTGGGGGCGGCGTTCCTGCTGGGCACCCTGTGGCTGATCCCCGGCCTGGCGGAGGTGCAGCGGTGGCTGGCGGGTCTGCTCGGCGTGCGCTTCTCGCGGCGGGCGCCGCCCCCGGCCTACGCGGGGGTGCTGCCCTGGCTGCGCGCGACCCTGGGAGACAGCGCGACGTACCGGGCGCTGATGTTCCACCTCGTGCAGCTCCCGCTCGCCGCCCTCTGCTGGCTCGTGCTGGGCGTCTTGCTGGGAGTGTCCGTTCTCGCGCTCGCCTCGCCGTGGTGGGCCCCCCGGCCCGGGGTCTTCCCCGTCACGTGGTACGGCGGCCAGGTGAGCCTCACGGGAGCGGGGGTGGCGGGCCTCACGCTGGCGGGGGCAGGCGGGCTGCTCGTCACGGCGGGGGTGCTCAACCTGCTGGGGCGGGTGTGGGCGTGGCTCGCCTACGCGCTGCTGGCGGGGCCGCCCGACGAGAACGGCGCCCGGCGGGAGGTCGCGGCGCTGCGCCGGGCGGCGGGCCGGGTGGCGCTGGGAGACGACCTGGGGGCCACCCTCGCCGACCTCGCGGGGCAGGCGCGGGCGGCGAGCAGCGCGCGGGCGGTGGCGCTCGTCGCGCCGGACGGCACGGTGCGGGCGGCGAGCGGTCCCCCCCATCCCGACCTGCAAGGCCCGGGGGTCTCTCCCCCGGTGGCCGGGGCGGACGTGCGGTATGCGGCGGGCGGCTTCACCCTGGCGACCCTCCCGGTCGTGGCGGGGGGGCGGACGGCGGCACCCTGCGCGCCCTGTACCTGCCCGGCACCCAGCCCGGTCCCGAGGAACTCGCCTTCCTGCTGA
- a CDS encoding sensor histidine kinase, whose product MAQALYGITLGAKTARATLGRDPEKTRASLDYTIRLAEGGVSEMKALLFSLRPDALEEGGLIAALAQNAHALEARHGLTVHAELGREPGLSPAAQAAAYRIAQEALHNVVKHARASRVWLSVREEGDGVTLTVRDDGRGFDPLSLPGGTLGQRSMRERAQGAGGTLTVSSTPGAGTRVTLTLPAVPGAVPVEVRA is encoded by the coding sequence GTGGCGCAGGCGCTGTACGGGATCACGCTGGGGGCCAAGACCGCCCGGGCCACCCTGGGCCGCGACCCCGAGAAGACGCGCGCCAGCCTGGACTACACCATCCGGCTTGCCGAGGGCGGCGTCTCGGAGATGAAGGCCCTGCTCTTCAGCCTGCGCCCCGACGCGCTGGAGGAGGGCGGGCTGATCGCGGCGCTCGCCCAGAACGCCCATGCCCTAGAGGCCCGCCACGGCCTGACCGTCCACGCCGAGTTGGGCCGCGAGCCGGGGCTCTCCCCCGCCGCCCAGGCCGCCGCCTACCGGATCGCGCAGGAGGCGCTGCACAACGTGGTCAAGCACGCCCGCGCCTCGCGGGTCTGGCTCTCGGTGCGGGAGGAGGGGGACGGGGTGACCCTCACCGTGCGGGACGACGGGCGCGGCTTCGACCCGCTGTCCCTGCCCGGCGGCACGCTGGGGCAACGTTCGATGCGAGAGCGGGCGCAGGGGGCGGGCGGCACCCTGACAGTGAGCAGCACGCCGGGCGCGGGGACGAGGGTGACACTGACCCTCCCCGCCGTGCCCGGGGCCGTCCCCGTGGAGGTGCGCGCGTGA
- a CDS encoding DUF4097 family beta strand repeat-containing protein — protein MTVAERTPPRPLAPVLGRIALGLGLVAGGAVLAGQGGHVIPVPGLNAVRTPLNVPLRGAAALNVRLEGDRTDLHIGGLPWPGRGALTGSALHRERNPLRLEVTREGRTLNVDARLNVKPLREGVIGVRTPPLQHKVEVRLSRGVPVTLTTDSYSGDTRLDLHALRMRALNVRSGFGEVVATLPERQSGPLTVVTLGGDVTLHARSLWRAPALRVNTENGDVRLDLAPARVESLSIGVLTGDVTGSLPRTERVSVASGQGNVDLSLPDGAAGTLDLRSEGGQVALTVPREVSLRVRFTDRTALHLPPGLRRQGNTAATDARALQSPDLDLFIDAPRADLTLRDAETAPEGDPAP, from the coding sequence GTGACCGTCGCCGAGCGCACCCCGCCGCGCCCCCTCGCCCCGGTGCTGGGCCGCATCGCCCTCGGCCTGGGGCTGGTGGCGGGCGGGGCCGTCCTCGCCGGGCAGGGGGGGCACGTCATCCCCGTCCCCGGCCTGAACGCGGTGCGGACCCCGCTGAACGTCCCGCTCCGTGGGGCGGCGGCCCTCAACGTGCGGCTGGAGGGGGACCGCACCGACCTCCACATCGGCGGGCTCCCCTGGCCGGGCCGGGGGGCGCTGACGGGGAGCGCCCTTCACCGCGAGCGTAATCCCCTGCGGCTGGAGGTGACGCGCGAGGGCCGCACGCTGAATGTGGACGCCCGGCTCAACGTCAAGCCCCTGCGGGAGGGCGTGATCGGGGTCCGCACGCCGCCCCTTCAGCACAAGGTGGAGGTGCGGCTCTCGCGGGGGGTGCCGGTCACCCTGACGACCGACTCCTACAGCGGCGACACGCGGCTGGACCTCCACGCCCTGCGGATGCGCGCCCTGAACGTCCGCAGCGGCTTCGGGGAGGTCGTGGCGACACTCCCCGAGCGGCAGAGCGGCCCGCTGACGGTCGTGACGCTGGGGGGCGACGTGACCCTGCACGCCCGCTCCCTGTGGCGCGCCCCCGCCCTGCGCGTGAACACCGAGAACGGCGATGTGCGGCTCGACCTCGCCCCGGCGCGGGTGGAATCCCTGAGCATCGGCGTGCTGACGGGCGACGTGACGGGCTCGCTGCCGCGCACCGAGCGGGTCAGCGTGGCCTCGGGGCAGGGGAACGTGGACCTGAGCCTCCCCGACGGGGCGGCGGGCACCCTCGACCTGCGCTCGGAGGGGGGGCAGGTGGCCCTGACCGTCCCGCGCGAGGTCTCGCTGCGGGTGCGCTTCACCGACCGCACCGCCCTGCACCTGCCCCCCGGCCTGAGGCGCCAGGGCAACACCGCCGCCACCGACGCGCGGGCCCTCCAGAGCCCCGACCTCGACCTCTTCATCGACGCGCCCCGCGCCGACCTCACCCTGCGCGACGCCGAGACCGCCCCCGAAGGAGACCCCGCACCATGA
- a CDS encoding response regulator: MTDPAPTDAAPPSSPPVRVLLVDDHAVVRQGLRLFLGLDPQIEVVGEAANGEEALAEADRLSPDVVVMDLMMPVMDGIQATRLLRRSHPDIEVIALTSTLEEHKVNGAIDAGAMGYMLKDASSDTLADAIHAAARGEVRLHPEAARRLVRDFRTPEMRETLTPKEVIVLQLIARGYSNRDIALDQGVTEATVKTHVSRLLSKLGLESRTQAALYALRHGLASLGEG, translated from the coding sequence ATGACCGACCCCGCCCCCACCGACGCGGCCCCCCCGTCCTCCCCCCCCGTGCGCGTGCTGCTGGTGGACGACCACGCCGTCGTGCGCCAGGGCCTGCGCCTCTTCCTGGGCCTGGACCCGCAGATCGAGGTGGTCGGCGAGGCCGCCAACGGCGAGGAGGCCCTGGCCGAGGCCGACCGCCTCTCCCCCGACGTGGTCGTGATGGACCTGATGATGCCCGTGATGGACGGCATCCAGGCCACCCGGCTGCTGCGCCGCTCACACCCCGACATCGAGGTCATCGCCCTCACGAGTACCCTGGAGGAACACAAGGTCAACGGCGCCATCGACGCCGGGGCGATGGGCTACATGCTCAAGGACGCCTCCTCGGACACCCTGGCCGACGCCATCCACGCCGCCGCCCGGGGCGAGGTGCGGCTGCACCCCGAGGCCGCCCGCCGCCTCGTGCGCGACTTCCGCACCCCCGAGATGCGCGAGACGCTGACCCCCAAGGAGGTGATCGTGCTGCAACTGATCGCGCGGGGCTACTCCAACCGCGACATCGCCTTGGATCAGGGCGTGACCGAGGCGACGGTGAAAACGCACGTGAGCCGGTTGCTGAGCAAGCTGGGGCTGGAGAGCCGGACGCAGGCGGCCCTGTACGCGCTGCGGCACGGGCTGGCGAGCCTGGGGGAGGGGTGA